The sequence below is a genomic window from Thalassomonas haliotis.
AGCAATGCTTTAGCCAGCCAGGTCGCCACATATGAGATCAGCCGGGTAAGCCTGAGCGACAGCCGCTCGCGCATAGAAGATACCGACTTTGCCCGGGTAACCGGAGATAAGGAACAGGCAGAGACCCGGTTGCAAATCGCGTTATTAAATAAACGCAATGAGGAAAGCCGTAAGGGATTGCTGATTGACCAGCTGCTCTGAAAAAAACAGGCAGCCAACATGGATTGCAAATCGCATTATTAAATAAACGCGATGAGGAAAGCCGTAAGGAATTGCTGATTGACCAGCTGCTCTGAAAAAAACAGGCAGCCAACATGGGGTGCAAATCGCATTATTAAATAAACGCGATGAGGAAAGCCGTAAGGGATTGCTGATTGACCAGCTGCTCTGAAAAAAACAGGCAGCCAACATGGATTGCAAATCGCATTATTAAATAAACGCGATGAGGAAAGCCGTAAGGGATTGCTGATTGACCAGCTGCTCTGAAAAAAACAGGCAGCCAACATGGATTGCAAATCGCGTTATTAAATAAACGCAATGAGGAAAGCCGTAAGGGATTGCTGATTGACCAGCTGCTCTGAAAAAAACAGGCAGCCAACATAAGGTGCAAATCGCATTATTAAATAAACGCGATGAGGAAAGCCGTAAGGGATTGCTGATTGACCAGCTGTTATAAGCCTTTTATGGCATTAATTTAGGCTTTTTAGCGCCTTTGCCTTACAATACCAGTCCAGTAAACAATAACAGGCCATATCCGGTTTTATGTTTTATCAAAGTCAGTTTAAAGCTGCCTGGTGGTTAGCGAATCCTCACTTACAAACCATAGCCGCCAAGTATTTACGCCGAAAAGAAAAGCTGGCGACAATCACAGAAACGCTGGAGCTGCCTGACGGCGACTTTATCGATCTTGCCTGGACCGAAATACCGCCGCCGGACAGTGCCCGGCCATTGGTGGTCTTGCTGCACGGACTGGAAGGTTCGATTGAAAGCCATTATGCCCGGGGCATGCTCAAAGCCGTCAAAGAAAAGGGTTGGCTCGGGGTCTTGATGCATTTTCGCGGCTGCAGCGGCAAACCCAACCGCCAGGCCCGTTCTTATCATTCCGGCGATATCCGGGATATCAGCTATTTATCCGATCTACTCAGGCAGCGCTACCCCGGTTGTCCGCTTTCTGCGGTGGGTTTTTCACTGGGGGGCAATGTCTTAGCCCGCTACCTGGCCCTGACACCGGATAACCCGTATCAGGCAGCGGTGATCATCTGTGCCCCGCTGCATCTGTCCAGTTGCAGCGACCGCATCAACAGGGGGTTTTCTAAGGTTTACCAACAATACCTGGTGAAAATGCTCAAAGCCAGCACCTCTGAAAAAATCGCCCGGCAACAGGTGACCCGGCTTGATGCCAAAAGCCTCGCCGGCATTGCCACCATACGCGACTTCGACAATCAGGTAACTGCCCCCATCAATGGCTTTCTCGACGCCGAAGACTATTACCAGCAAATGAGCGGCCGGGAACTGTTGGCGGATATCCGCCAGCCCTGTTTAGTGATCCATGCCATGGACGATCCCTTTTTAAGCCATTCGCATATCACTTCCCGGTTGAAGCTGTCGGGCAGCACAACTTTTGAACTTTGCCGCCGGGGCGGCCATGTCGGCTTCATTGCCGGCAATAACCCCTTTAAACCAAAATTTTGGTTAGAGCACAGAGTGCCGGCCTACCTTAAGGAACAGTTAACAAAATGATCATCCCACCAGATAAACTTTCCCCCGAGGTACTTGCCGCGGTTATCGAAGAATTCGTCTTAAGGGAAGGCACAGAATACGGCGCTGTCGATATCGACTTACCGACTAAGATAGCTCAGGTCAAAAAGCAGCTTGCCGAAGGCAGTGCGCTATTGGTTTATTCAGAGCTTTATGAGAGCGTCAACATTATGCCCGCGGAGCAATTTAATGCCGCAACACACGAGTAATTTAAGCGGAATTTATATAATAAAAAAGGGAGCAGATGAACTGCTCCCCGGCTGTTTTCTAATTATTCGCCAGCTAAAGCAAGCACTAACCAGTTTGCGCCTGATTAAAAGACAGGACAAAACTCACCGGCACAGCATTGCTGATGCTGGGCAAACCCGCCAGTTCACGTAACTTGGCAACACCGGCGACCAGATCATAATTTTTGGCATTGATCAGCACAGGCTGCATACTGGAAACGACAAACTTATCCTTACTGAGTTTAGCCACCAATACCTGGGTACTGACTTCCTGTTTTTGCCCGTGCAAACTGATGCTGCCAGTTAGCGGCATCAACAGGGTTTTGCCGCTGGCAAGTTTATCGATTTTTTGCATATCCAATTTGGCTTTAAAATTGGCTTTTGGGAACTTATCGGTATTAAACAAAAACTGTTTCATACGATCATCACGAATGGCAATCTTAGTATCAACACTGGTCAGGTCTACGGTAAAGTTCACCTTGCCTGATTTATTCACTTTCCCCGCCAGACGGGCGAAATGATGATTTTCGGCAATATCCCCTTTTTTTATGGTGACAAAACTCAGTTTTGAAAACTGATTATCCAGTAACCAGGCGCTAAATGCCGGGAAAGTCGTTAAACTCACCAATAATGATAATAATAATATACGCACGTATTTCTCCTTTTAAGCCTGCCACCGTTTGTACGCCACCGGCCCAGGTCAGTTTATTTTTCTTTGTTCACAAAAAGTTGCATTAACAATTATAACCAAGCGCAGAAGATTAACTAGCGAAAACTCACCGCTAAATAGCCGAAATTGAAAGAAATAATCTTTGTCTATGATAGGGTTAGCCGTTAAACGGCCAGGAATAACACCCGGACGCCGGGTCCGGGGCAGCGATTGAATAAGCTTTAACGTACCGTTTTATGAGGATATATGATTTTTTTCCAGGGAAAATCACCGTTACCCATACTGATAAAGTCCGGGTTGATTAAGGTGTCCCGGCGGTTATAACTCAGGGGATTAAACTCACTGTCGACAATGGCCCCGCCCGCCTGCTCTAAAATACACTGGCTGGCGCCGGTATCCCATTCACCTGTAGGGCCGATGCGTAAATAGCAATCGGCGCCGCCTTCGGCAATCAGGCAATTTTTTAACGAACAACTGCCCAGGGCAACATAGTCAAAATCAAAGTTTTTATTAAGGTATTGCGCCATCAGGGAGAGTTCCTGGCGACGGCTGATAGCTACCTTGACTGCTTGCCCGGGTTTATAGGCTGCGACCTGGAGCTGGTGGCTGCCCTGGTCGTTATCTTTAAAGGCACCGAGATTTTTCTGCCCGTAGTAGGTCAGGCAATGATCCGGGGCGTGGATCACCCCGATACTGGGCCAGCCGTCCTCAATTAAAGCAATGTTCACGGCAAAATCGCCGCTGCCGATAATAAATTCGCCGGTGCCGTCTATGGGGTCGAGCAGCCAGTATTTCGACCAAGCTTTTCGCTGTTCAAGACCTTCAGTATCAAGCTCTTCCGAGATAATGGGAATATCCGGGGTCAGGGTTTTTAACCTGTCCATCAACACCTGGTTAGCGGCAAGATCGGCGCTGGTTACCGGGCTTTCATCCCCTTTTATTTCGGTATCAAAATTACCTTGACGATAATAACTCATCACCTCATCGCCGGCTAACCTGGCGCTTTGCAGCGCGATATCCAACAGTCGATCTTCGCCCATATTTAGCCTCTCAAGTGATTTACCACCAACAACAATGCAGCTATGCTGCGCGCTTCAGTAAAGTTTGGATCCGCCAATAATGCCTGAAAATTATCCAGCTGCCAGCTGACAACTTCTAACGGCTCAGGCTCGTCCCCTTCAAGTGACTGGGGATATAAACCCCGGGCAAGAAAAATATCCATTCTGGCGTTAAAAAACGCCGGCGCCATGGCAACCTGGTGGATGGGCTGTAAAGTCTCGGCGCCAAAGCCTATTTCTTCTTTCAGCTCACGGTTGGCCGCTACTTGTGCCGTTTCCCCGGGATCAATCAAGCCCTTGGGAAAACCCAGTTCATAACTATGGGTACCGGCGCAATATTCCCTTACCAGCAAGACAGAGCCGTCCTCCTGCAAGGGTACTATCATCACCGCCCCGCGGCCCGAGCCCTGCATGCGTTCGTATTCCCGCTGCACTCCGTTGCTGAAGGTGAGGTCGATTTGTTCTATGGCAAAAAATCGGCTCTTGGCGATTTGTTTCCTTTGGGTAATTTTCGGTAACTGGCTCTTAGCTGTCATGTTTATCGGCGGCCTGGTCTCTTGTTATAAATAGCGACTAACGGGACGATAAACTTAAATATATACCCGCGCTTTAATTGCACAAGCAAGTATTAGTCAGTAATTATCGCTTTAATATAATTAAACACATTCATAAGGCAGGATGCAACCTGCCGGGCCAGGATAATTATGCCCCTCAAGCATAACTGGCGATATATTGAACACTGCCTGCGGGGCAAGCTCACGGAATATCACCTAGCGGGCAGGTAATCTGCTTAACTAAAGGCCGCGGATTGGCTATCATGGCTCCACTGATAAGAGAAATAAAAAGCGATACCTTATGTTCAACTGGTCTGAAATCTCCACCGTATTACTCGACATGGACGGCACTATCCTGGACTTACACTTTGATAATCAGTTCTGGCTGGTACATCTGCCCAAACGATACAGCGAATATGCCAACATCAGCTTCGAGCAGGCCCGGGAAAAGCTGCACAGCCATTATGAAAGGGTTGCCGGTACTATTGCCTGGTACTGCCTGGATTACTGGCAGGAACAAACCCAGTTGCCGATCACTACCCTGAAGCGGGAGATACAGCACCTGATCCGCCTGCGGGAAGATGCCGTGGACTTTCTCAAGGCTTTGCGGGAAAGCGGCCGTGAAGTGGTGCTGGTGACCAATGCCCACCCGGACAGCCTGTCATTAAAAATCGAACGCACCCAGCTGGATCAATACTTTGACAGCTTATATTCCACCCACGAATTCGGCGCGACTAAAGAATCCCAGCTATTATGGCAAAGGCTGCAACAAAAACATCCGTTTACCCTGGAGCATACGTTATTTGTAGATGACAGCCTGCCGGTGCTCAATTCAGCGAAAAAATATGGCATCAAACATCTGCTGG
It includes:
- the yrfG gene encoding GMP/IMP nucleotidase — protein: MFNWSEISTVLLDMDGTILDLHFDNQFWLVHLPKRYSEYANISFEQAREKLHSHYERVAGTIAWYCLDYWQEQTQLPITTLKREIQHLIRLREDAVDFLKALRESGREVVLVTNAHPDSLSLKIERTQLDQYFDSLYSTHEFGATKESQLLWQRLQQKHPFTLEHTLFVDDSLPVLNSAKKYGIKHLLAIANPDSQQAERTITEYQAISDYGVLLEDIRNTPVGR
- the cysQ gene encoding 3'(2'),5'-bisphosphate nucleotidase CysQ; translated protein: MGEDRLLDIALQSARLAGDEVMSYYRQGNFDTEIKGDESPVTSADLAANQVLMDRLKTLTPDIPIISEELDTEGLEQRKAWSKYWLLDPIDGTGEFIIGSGDFAVNIALIEDGWPSIGVIHAPDHCLTYYGQKNLGAFKDNDQGSHQLQVAAYKPGQAVKVAISRRQELSLMAQYLNKNFDFDYVALGSCSLKNCLIAEGGADCYLRIGPTGEWDTGASQCILEQAGGAIVDSEFNPLSYNRRDTLINPDFISMGNGDFPWKKIIYPHKTVR
- a CDS encoding YceI family protein, with product MRILLLSLLVSLTTFPAFSAWLLDNQFSKLSFVTIKKGDIAENHHFARLAGKVNKSGKVNFTVDLTSVDTKIAIRDDRMKQFLFNTDKFPKANFKAKLDMQKIDKLASGKTLLMPLTGSISLHGQKQEVSTQVLVAKLSKDKFVVSSMQPVLINAKNYDLVAGVAKLRELAGLPSISNAVPVSFVLSFNQAQTG
- the nudE gene encoding ADP compounds hydrolase NudE yields the protein MTAKSQLPKITQRKQIAKSRFFAIEQIDLTFSNGVQREYERMQGSGRGAVMIVPLQEDGSVLLVREYCAGTHSYELGFPKGLIDPGETAQVAANRELKEEIGFGAETLQPIHQVAMAPAFFNARMDIFLARGLYPQSLEGDEPEPLEVVSWQLDNFQALLADPNFTEARSIAALLLVVNHLRG
- a CDS encoding hydrolase, which translates into the protein MFYQSQFKAAWWLANPHLQTIAAKYLRRKEKLATITETLELPDGDFIDLAWTEIPPPDSARPLVVLLHGLEGSIESHYARGMLKAVKEKGWLGVLMHFRGCSGKPNRQARSYHSGDIRDISYLSDLLRQRYPGCPLSAVGFSLGGNVLARYLALTPDNPYQAAVIICAPLHLSSCSDRINRGFSKVYQQYLVKMLKASTSEKIARQQVTRLDAKSLAGIATIRDFDNQVTAPINGFLDAEDYYQQMSGRELLADIRQPCLVIHAMDDPFLSHSHITSRLKLSGSTTFELCRRGGHVGFIAGNNPFKPKFWLEHRVPAYLKEQLTK
- a CDS encoding YheU family protein; translation: MIIPPDKLSPEVLAAVIEEFVLREGTEYGAVDIDLPTKIAQVKKQLAEGSALLVYSELYESVNIMPAEQFNAATHE